AAGAGTTCAAGAGCTACAGTCAGGATAAATATGAGGTAGAAATTTCACGTTGGGCAACTAAGGATGCCGACAAGTACAACGATTATCAGCCTACAGGCTGGAAGGACAGCACTACAGGCGAGATATACGCCTTAGGTCAGACGGTAAAACTCGATTATTCGACAACACTGACAGCGATCTATCAAGCTACGCCCAAGACCTATACGGTAAATGTATCCACACCGTACGGTGTACTTCTGAACGGAGAAAAGACCGATAAATTCAGCGGCGGATATGATGATTATCTCGCATTCGTTGAAAAGTACAACAATTATACTCCTGCCGATGTTGAGGGCGAGGGATATACTCTCGTGTTCAAGGGTTCATCAAGCAAAGCGTCCGAGGACGGTCTGACGCTTGACATAGCTTTTGACAGATGGCAGAAGGTTATCCACAAGCATACATTAAAGCTTGACGCAAACGGCGGTAAGCTGACAGGAAGCGATGAACGCACAGCGGATTACGGTACAGAAATTAAGCTGTCGGATATGGCGACTGCGTCAAAGACGGACGACCTGAGAGATTATATCTTCGGCGGCTGGAAGGATGAGGACGGAAATATCTACGGTGCTGACGATATAATAACGCTGACAAAGGATACGACATTGACAGCAGTATGGAAAAACGGCGCATACAAGGAATACACGATAACCTTTGTCCTCGATAGTAAGACGATAAAAAGAGTGACCTATCACTATGGCGATGCACTTCCCGTATTTGACGCACCAAAAGAAGCTGACGGATATATCTTCGGCGGCTGGTCGTGGTTCGGCACTGAGGGCGCATTATCCGGACAGCCCGACACGATGCCTGCATCAACGCTTACTGCAATAGGTACGACCACAAAGTGTTATATATCTTACGAATTTGACGGTACGGTATACGGCACAAAGGAGGTCGGCAAGATAGGCGATACGATAACCCTTATTGCAAAGCCCGAAAAGGATTATTACGATGTGACCGAATGGTCTGCAGACGGTATCACTGTAACAGACGGCAAGTTTGTAATGCCTGCTCGTAATGTTACATTCAAGGCGACCTCATCGCCTAAGTTCTATAATGTCAATATGACGGTTGACGGAAGCGCAAGCTCCGACAGCCCGATGAAAGCACAGTATATGAGTACGGTAACGCTTCCCGAACCTCCCAAAAAGAGCGGCTATACTTACTACTGGCAGTCCGATGATGTTGCTATTTATGAGGAAAGCGGCGAATACAAGTTTACAATGCCTCATAACGATGTAAGCGTTGAGTGCGTTTACACAACGGCAACCTACAACGTTTACTATATGATAGATGGCGAAGCAACGCCGTATATGACTATCACCGATGTCCCTGCAGGCAAGGAAATGTTCGCTTATATCGACCCGCCACGCAAGGAAGGCTATCTGTTCAACGAAACGTGGATATGCACGGACGTTTCTCTTGTTAATAAGGAAGGCAGATACACAATGCCCGACAGAGATGTTTACTTCTGTGGAAGATTTGCCAAGAACGATGACACTATGGTTATGCTCGGCGTAGAAGTGTATGTTGACGGCAATCCGGAAACGCATTATATGCTTTACACGAACAGAGGCGAAACCGTAACGCTCCCCGATATATTCATGGACGGATATACAAAGTCATACGAAAGCGACAAGCTGACAGTCACAAACGGAAATGTCACAATTCCGACAGGCGACGATGTCTTTGAGGTATCGCTCAGGATAAATTTCACCAAGAGCTGATGAGCTACGTATAAAAGCCAAATAAGAACATACAGCCCCGACCGCAAGGTCGGGGCTGTAACTGCATAATCGTATAAAAAATCCTCACGTTTTACCGTGAGGATTTTTATACTTATGTGATTACTTAACTATCGTAATATCTGAGCCGAACCACTTTGTTGAGATTTCGCCGAGCTTACCGTCAGCCTTCATCTCGCCCAGTGTCTTCTGAACTGCGTCACGCAGTGCCTGATCGTTCTTTCTGAATGCGATAGCGTACTGTTCTTCTTCAAGACCCTCTGCCAGCTTCTTGTAGTCCTTGCCGGAGTTCTTGATTTCATAGTCTGCAACTACTTCATCAAGGAATACAGCGTCAACAACGCCAAGCTCAAGCTGCTGTAATGCTTCTACATTTGTAGCGATGGGGCTGATTGTTATATCGTCCTTGATTGCGCTGTTTTCAAGTATTGTCTGTGCAGAAGAACCGTTCTGAACAGAAATCTTCTTGCCCTTGAGGTCGTCCATCTTTGCAACTGTAGAATCGCCCTTTACAACGAATACCATAGCGTTCTTCATATAAGGCTCTGAAAGATTCATCTTTTCCTGACGTTCTTCGTTTATGCTAAGGCCGTTCCATACGCAGTCGCACTTGCCGACATTAAGGTCGGTTGTGAGCGTATCCCAGTTGATAGGCTGTTTTACAAGCTTTACACCGAGTCTGTTGCAAACTTCCTCTGCTACGTCAATATCGAAGCCTACGATCTCGCCGTTC
This window of the [Eubacterium] siraeum genome carries:
- a CDS encoding amino acid ABC transporter substrate-binding protein; protein product: MKKLNLKAIAVAMAAALTLGLAGCSSNGNSSTADSSATAGDSTSVTESKAEGDNSLQKVKDAGQFILGLDATFKPMGYTDENGEIVGFDIDVAEEVCNRLGVKLVKQPINWDTLTTDLNVGKCDCVWNGLSINEERQEKMNLSEPYMKNAMVFVVKGDSTVAKMDDLKGKKISVQNGSSAQTILENSAIKDDITISPIATNVEALQQLELGVVDAVFLDEVVADYEIKNSGKDYKKLAEGLEEEQYAIAFRKNDQALRDAVQKTLGEMKADGKLGEISTKWFGSDITIVK